A window of the Desulfonatronum sp. SC1 genome harbors these coding sequences:
- a CDS encoding PocR ligand-binding domain-containing protein: MTFASSGETQSDNPTSTKSVAHDFKALVANTPMGVFTTTPEGRFLSANPAMVRLLGYDSETELVSSVTNIAVQVFANPEDRKTLVRLLDQNDELVDYECRMVRRDGKPFWASATVRVARDAAGRVLLHQGFLSDISQRKRTESIMAARDRLQRLVRSGSLAELLRATLAEAEQLTASRIGFFHFFEDDQSTIVLQTWSDRTVKESCSADPSAGTHYPVSQAGVWADCVRTRAPVIHNDYAALPHRRGLPEGHAPILREIVVPVQRDGRIVAILGVGNKPTDYMPVDLDVLTALADLAWDIAERKRAEETLLQSEERYRRITECLTDYLYTVQVENGRVTQTVHSPACVAVTGFTAEEFAADPYLWINMVLPEDQNLVREQARKVLMEGRADPVEHRIIRKDGQRCWVSNTIVVRLNSRGELTDYDGLIKDITERKNMDQALRESEARVRNKLDALLSPDGDVGALALEDIIDIRAIQLLMEDFHRLSNIGSAIVDMHGKVLVATGWQDVCVKFHRVHPETLRNCIESDTLLSSVDAPGTFKLYKCKNNLWDLATPIIIGGRHLGNMFLGQFLFDDDLPDLTLFREQARRYGFDEQQYLAALEQVPRYSRETVHQTMDFYARLTDLVATLSFGQVKLARAMAEQARFKDELRQVNTRLERTLADKDKFFAIIAHDLRSPFIGFLSFIRLMVGHIENMSQEDIRKLAEDMKGSAENLYNLLNNLLEWARMQRGITSFEPQPQPLSTLIRGTLELIAPSARQKAIAVRCSVPEHISILADHPMLSTVVRNLLFNAVKFTQREGEITITADQDEETVRVSIRDTGVGMDEAILCGLFALDRRTCLRGTEGERGSGLGLLLCKEFIEKHGGRIWAKSKPGQGTVFTFSLPKNACDADVAAQSDETGGR; encoded by the coding sequence ATGACCTTCGCGTCTTCCGGCGAAACGCAAAGCGACAATCCCACCTCGACCAAATCCGTCGCGCATGACTTCAAAGCCCTCGTGGCCAACACGCCCATGGGCGTTTTCACAACCACCCCGGAGGGCCGATTTCTCAGCGCCAATCCGGCCATGGTCCGCTTGCTGGGATACGACTCCGAAACAGAGTTGGTTTCCTCGGTGACGAACATTGCCGTCCAGGTGTTCGCCAATCCGGAGGACCGAAAGACATTGGTCCGCCTTCTGGACCAGAACGACGAACTTGTGGATTACGAGTGCCGGATGGTCCGCCGCGACGGCAAGCCGTTCTGGGCCTCGGCCACGGTGCGGGTTGCCCGGGACGCCGCCGGACGGGTATTGCTCCATCAGGGCTTTCTTTCCGACATTTCGCAACGCAAGCGCACCGAGTCGATCATGGCCGCCCGGGACCGGCTCCAACGCCTGGTTCGTTCAGGGAGTTTGGCCGAACTGCTCCGGGCCACTCTGGCCGAGGCCGAACAACTCACCGCAAGCCGGATCGGTTTCTTTCATTTTTTTGAGGATGATCAATCCACCATTGTCCTTCAAACCTGGTCCGACCGGACCGTCAAGGAAAGCTGCTCCGCCGACCCCTCCGCCGGTACCCACTATCCGGTGAGCCAGGCCGGGGTCTGGGCCGACTGCGTCCGCACCCGCGCCCCGGTAATCCACAACGATTATGCCGCCCTGCCCCACCGCCGAGGGCTGCCCGAAGGGCATGCCCCGATTCTCCGGGAAATAGTGGTTCCGGTGCAACGGGACGGACGGATCGTGGCCATTCTCGGCGTGGGCAACAAACCCACTGATTACATGCCCGTGGATCTGGACGTCCTGACCGCTTTGGCCGATCTGGCCTGGGACATCGCCGAGCGCAAACGAGCCGAGGAGACCCTGCTGCAAAGCGAGGAACGCTACCGACGGATCACGGAGTGCCTGACCGATTATCTGTACACCGTTCAGGTCGAGAATGGTCGAGTCACGCAAACCGTACACAGCCCGGCCTGCGTCGCCGTGACCGGATTCACGGCCGAGGAATTCGCCGCGGATCCGTACCTTTGGATAAACATGGTCCTGCCCGAGGATCAGAATCTGGTTCGGGAACAGGCCCGCAAAGTACTCATGGAGGGCCGGGCCGATCCCGTTGAGCACCGGATCATCCGCAAGGACGGTCAGCGGTGCTGGGTGAGCAACACCATTGTCGTCAGGCTGAACTCTCGGGGGGAATTGACGGACTACGACGGCCTGATCAAAGATATCACCGAGCGCAAAAACATGGACCAAGCTCTGCGCGAAAGCGAGGCCCGGGTTCGCAACAAGCTTGATGCCCTGCTCTCCCCGGATGGAGACGTGGGCGCGCTGGCCCTGGAAGACATCATCGACATCCGGGCCATTCAGTTGCTGATGGAGGATTTCCATCGCCTGAGCAACATCGGCAGCGCCATCGTGGACATGCACGGCAAGGTGCTGGTGGCCACCGGATGGCAGGACGTCTGCGTCAAATTCCACCGGGTCCACCCCGAAACCCTGCGCAACTGCATCGAAAGCGACACCTTACTCTCCAGCGTGGATGCCCCCGGAACCTTCAAGCTCTACAAATGCAAGAACAACCTCTGGGACTTGGCGACGCCGATCATCATCGGTGGCCGCCACCTGGGGAACATGTTTCTGGGCCAGTTTCTGTTCGACGACGACCTTCCAGACCTGACCCTGTTTCGGGAACAGGCCCGAAGGTACGGTTTTGACGAACAGCAATACCTGGCCGCATTGGAACAGGTGCCGAGGTATAGCCGGGAGACGGTCCACCAGACCATGGACTTCTACGCCCGCCTGACGGACCTGGTGGCCACTCTCAGTTTCGGCCAGGTCAAGCTGGCCCGGGCCATGGCCGAGCAGGCCCGGTTCAAGGACGAACTGCGCCAGGTCAACACCCGCCTGGAGCGGACCCTGGCGGACAAGGACAAATTCTTCGCCATCATCGCCCATGATCTGCGATCGCCGTTCATCGGCTTCCTGTCCTTTATCCGGTTGATGGTCGGACACATTGAGAACATGAGCCAGGAAGACATCCGCAAGCTGGCCGAGGATATGAAGGGCAGCGCGGAGAATCTCTACAACCTGCTGAACAATCTCCTGGAATGGGCACGAATGCAGCGCGGCATCACCTCCTTCGAGCCCCAACCCCAACCCCTCTCGACCCTGATCCGGGGCACCCTGGAACTCATCGCTCCCAGCGCCCGCCAGAAAGCCATCGCCGTACGCTGCTCGGTCCCGGAACACATCTCCATCCTGGCCGACCACCCCATGCTCAGCACCGTGGTCCGCAACCTGCTGTTCAACGCGGTCAAATTCACCCAACGCGAAGGGGAAATCACGATTACCGCGGATCAGGACGAGGAAACCGTCCGCGTCTCGATCCGGGATACCGGAGTAGGCATGGACGAGGCCATTCTGTGCGGCCTGTTCGCCCTGGACCGCAGGACCTGTCTTCGCGGGACCGAAGGCGAACGCGGTTCGGGACTGGGGTTGCTCCTGTGCAAGGAGTTTATTGAAAAGCACGGAGGCCGGATCTGGGCCAAAAGCAAACCAGGGCAAGGGACGGTCTTCACTTTCTCGTTGCCCAAGAATGCTTGCGACGCAGATGTCGCCGCCCAGAGTGATGAAACGGGCGGAAGATGA
- a CDS encoding CBS domain-containing protein, which translates to MLLVTTHVNTDFDALASMVAAAFLYPGATRLVPTHVQPAVRDFMAVHWDLLRLNHRDSVDVAEVDDLVVTDTSSWERLDGMRELAKRDDLPVTVWDHHMAGGSIAASKEHREEVGATVTLLLERFQAQDTAFSPIHATLFLLGIYDDTGSLSFPSTTARDARMAAFLLENGADLNVVSAYLDSSLDERHLDLFSRMLAEPEIIRLDDLRLGVCVQDARKELNMLPTVVSKFMEIQGLDAAFGIFPMGSHKTAVIGRGNPKLFDVGAVVRRLGGGGHPGAGSAVVQAPLDTTRSQVVELIRQTGTRRTNVRDLATPVSIRLAPAHSLREAVAILEGPTAPNASGTERQALPVVDEQGRLLGVLHKAQFRKIKQDRQWDKSVTSMLRQNAPTVHPDQSLREALHLMTHSDLGFLPVVEDGRLVGEITRAAVILNMYEL; encoded by the coding sequence ATGCTTCTCGTGACCACCCATGTCAACACCGACTTCGACGCCCTGGCATCCATGGTCGCGGCCGCCTTCCTGTATCCCGGCGCGACGCGTCTCGTCCCGACCCACGTCCAGCCCGCGGTGCGCGACTTCATGGCCGTGCATTGGGACTTGCTCCGGCTCAACCACAGAGACTCCGTGGACGTGGCCGAGGTGGATGATCTGGTGGTCACGGACACGTCAAGTTGGGAGCGTCTCGACGGCATGCGGGAACTGGCCAAGCGCGACGATCTTCCGGTAACCGTCTGGGACCACCACATGGCTGGCGGGTCCATCGCCGCCTCCAAGGAACATCGGGAGGAGGTCGGAGCGACGGTCACCCTGCTTCTGGAACGCTTTCAGGCTCAAGATACGGCCTTTTCCCCAATCCACGCCACTCTATTTCTGCTGGGTATTTACGACGACACCGGCTCCTTGTCCTTTCCCAGCACCACGGCACGGGACGCGCGCATGGCCGCCTTCCTGCTCGAAAACGGGGCGGACCTGAACGTGGTCTCCGCGTACCTGGACAGCTCTCTGGACGAGCGTCACCTGGACCTGTTCTCCCGGATGCTGGCCGAACCGGAAATCATCCGCCTCGATGACCTGCGCCTGGGGGTCTGCGTTCAGGATGCCCGCAAGGAACTGAACATGCTGCCCACGGTGGTCTCAAAATTCATGGAGATTCAAGGCCTCGACGCCGCGTTTGGGATCTTTCCCATGGGCTCCCACAAGACCGCGGTCATCGGACGCGGCAACCCCAAGCTGTTCGACGTAGGCGCCGTGGTCCGCCGTCTGGGCGGAGGCGGCCATCCCGGCGCCGGTTCCGCCGTTGTCCAGGCTCCGCTGGATACGACACGAAGTCAGGTCGTCGAGTTGATCCGCCAAACCGGAACCAGGCGGACCAATGTCCGCGACCTGGCCACCCCGGTCTCGATCCGGCTGGCACCCGCGCACAGCCTCCGAGAAGCCGTGGCCATCCTGGAAGGACCGACGGCCCCGAACGCTTCCGGGACGGAGCGCCAGGCCTTGCCGGTGGTGGATGAACAAGGCAGGCTGCTGGGCGTCCTGCATAAGGCCCAATTCCGCAAAATCAAACAAGATCGGCAATGGGATAAATCCGTGACCTCCATGCTCCGTCAAAACGCCCCCACCGTGCATCCGGACCAGAGTCTGCGTGAGGCCCTGCATCTGATGACGCATTCCGACCTGGGTTTCCTGCCCGTGGTCGAGGACGGCCGCCTGGTCGGAGAGATCACCAGGGCGGCCGTGATTTTGAATATGTATGAATTGTGA
- a CDS encoding PIN domain-containing protein produces MRLPVTKPGHERICIVSKIFIDTNLFVYALDQKEPLKRDKARTILKTLTETHQPVVSTQVINEFYVVATTKLKADPFIVKNIIHTFRNMEIVNNDLELIEQAIDISILSRLSFWDSLIIAAAEKANCEYVYSEDLNSGQIYRGVMALNPLR; encoded by the coding sequence ATGCGGCTTCCGGTGACCAAACCTGGTCACGAGAGGATTTGTATCGTGTCTAAGATTTTCATCGATACTAATCTTTTCGTCTATGCCCTCGACCAAAAGGAGCCTCTGAAACGAGACAAAGCTCGCACGATCCTGAAAACCCTCACCGAAACCCACCAGCCGGTCGTCTCTACGCAGGTGATCAACGAGTTCTACGTCGTGGCCACAACCAAGTTAAAGGCCGATCCATTCATCGTTAAAAACATCATCCATACCTTCCGCAACATGGAAATCGTCAACAATGACCTGGAATTGATCGAACAGGCCATCGACATCAGCATCCTGTCGCGACTTTCCTTCTGGGATTCGCTGATCATCGCCGCCGCTGAAAAAGCCAACTGCGAATATGTCTATTCCGAAGATCTCAACTCCGGCCAGATATATCGTGGGGTCATGGCGCTCAATCCGCTGCGCTGA